Part of the Gemmatimonadaceae bacterium genome is shown below.
TCGAGGTGCGCCAGCGCGGCGAGGGGCAGTACATGTCGTGCATCCGCACCGCGCTCCTGTCGTTCGCGCGCGGCGACGCGCCGATGACGTGCGTGGAGTTTGCACGGCGCAACATCGAGCCCACCGATCGTCCCAGCTTCGCCGAGCTCGAGGCACTGACTCGCAAGAAGGCAGCCTGACGTGGCCAAGGGCGGCGGCAAGGTCGTCATCGTCAAGAAGATCAAGAAGGGCGGGCACGGCCATCATGGCGGGTCATGGAAGGTCGCCTACGCCGACTTCGTGACGGCGATGATGGCCTTCTTCATGGTGATGTGGATCCTGGGGATGGACGAGCAGACCAAGAAGGCCATCGAGGGATACTTCTCATCGCCCGTGGGGTTCAAGAAGGGCTACTCGTCAGGCTCGTCGCCGCTGTCGTCGGGGAGTTCGCCCGCAGCGGTCAAGCGCGAGGCCGTGCAGATCGCCCTCCGACAGCTGCAAGCCAAGCGCTTCGAGGCCGTGCAGGCGCACCTGCGGGGGAGCATGGACTCCATCGCGGCCATCGGGAAGCTGCGCGCCAAGGTGGAAATCACCGTCACGCGCAACGGGCTCCGCGTCGAGCTGATCGAGGACGAGTCGGGCGACACCTTCTTCCCCATCTCCTCGCCGGTCATGACCGAAATGGGGCACGTGGCGCTCGAGGCCATTGCCGGCGAGCTGAAGGGGCTCGAGAACCCGATCGTCATCGAGGGGCACACCGACGCCGCGCGGTACGCCAACAAGGCCTACACCAACTGGGAACTGTCGGCCGACCGCGCCAACGCCGCGCGGCGCATCCTCGAGGGATACGGCCTCGACCCGACGCGCATCACCGAGGTCACCGGACTCGCCGACCGGCAGCTCAAGTATCCCAACGAACCCCTCAATCCGTCCAACCGGCGGATCTCGATCCTCCTCCCCTTCCTCGATCCGCCGTCGACCCCGACGGTGGACCAGCTG
Proteins encoded:
- a CDS encoding OmpA family protein, which translates into the protein MAKGGGKVVIVKKIKKGGHGHHGGSWKVAYADFVTAMMAFFMVMWILGMDEQTKKAIEGYFSSPVGFKKGYSSGSSPLSSGSSPAAVKREAVQIALRQLQAKRFEAVQAHLRGSMDSIAAIGKLRAKVEITVTRNGLRVELIEDESGDTFFPISSPVMTEMGHVALEAIAGELKGLENPIVIEGHTDAARYANKAYTNWELSADRANAARRILEGYGLDPTRITEVTGLADRQLKYPNEPLNPSNRRISILLPFLDPPSTPTVDQLQERIEEKQTKQS